Proteins encoded by one window of Agelaius phoeniceus isolate bAgePho1 chromosome 5, bAgePho1.hap1, whole genome shotgun sequence:
- the CCDC77 gene encoding coiled-coil domain-containing protein 77 isoform X3 — MDSPALRRAVMSAAERAAGSPRCPRVPTPRASSRSAESQCPSQEDFPPLPSIGERLAHLNPSHELLDYYRKKIADFDEEHEELVKRLEKYKQTYDEQHQLQWEVRHLEEEVAELQKALSDMQVYLFQEKEQVLRLYSENDRLKLRELEDRKKIQQLLAILGADEGEITYFHKEPPHKVTVLQRPPETQEQDDVSSTGTEKNASKAAAKVEKLRSSQRDQKDNDTLLLQVKALQAQIEEQTRLTKEQVESLLEDRRIQMEEAEVRHQKDQDKIKAITEKLHKTQNLLYESTRDFLQLKFDARANEKAWMAEKDSLLRKLSKDLDQLAFSTESGQKKQTELKKMLQGSDGASKSHSKEIKERSEKMGKRLKLMTQRCEALEKRRNLEVEGFKNDIKQLQQKLKDVEKKIYKVALNLAPDDQDLAILHEIRQGNKLTRKIQGELKDLKTKIYILEDELRHC, encoded by the exons GGTGCCAACCCCCCGTGCCTCCTCCAGATCTGCTGAGTCCCAGTGTCCGAGTCAGGAGGatttccctccccttccatcCATCGGGGAGCGCTTGGCCCATCTGAACCCCTCCCATGAGCTCCTGGACTATTACCGCAAGAAGATCGCTGACTTCGATGAGGAGCACGAGGAATTGGTGAAAAGGCTGGAGAAATACAAACAAACCTATGATGAGCAG CACCAGTTGCAGTGGGAAGTGCGGCACttggaggaggaggtggcagagctgcagaaggcTTTGAGTGACATGCAGGTGTACCTGTtccaggagaaggagcaggtCCTTCGCCTCTACTCGGAGAACGACCGTCTCAAACTCAG GGAATtggaggacaggaaaaaaatccaacaactCCTGGCTATACTGGGAGCAGATGAAGGAGAAATTACATATTTTCATAAGGAGCCTCCACATAAG GTTACTGTGCTGCAAAGGCCACCAGAGACCCAAGAACAAGATGATGTTTCTAGCACAG GTACAGAGAAGAATGcttcaaaagcagcagcaaaagtaGAGAAATTAAGAAGTTCTCAGAGAGATCAAAAAGATAATGACACACTTCTACTACAG GTGAAGGCCCTGCAGGCTCAGATAGAAGAACAGACACGATTGACCAAGGAACAGGTGGAGTCCCTGCTCGAGGACAGGCGGATTCAGATGGAGGAAGCTGAGGTCCGGCACCAGAAGGACCAGGACAAGATAAAAGCTATTACAGAAAA GCTTCATAAGACCCAAAATCTCTTATATGAGAGTACCCGGGACTTTCTCCAGCTCAAGTTTGATGCCAGAGCCAACGAGAAAGCATGGATGGCAGAGAAGGACAGTCTGTTGAGGAAACTTAGCAAAGATCTGGATCAACTTGCTTTCAGCACAGAGTCAGGACAAAAGAAGCAGACAGAGCTGAAGAAGATGCTTCAAGGAAGTGATGGAGCTTCGAAATCccacagcaaagaaataaag GAACGCTCAGAGAAGATGGGGAAGCGCCTGAAACTGATGACTCAGCGATGTGAAGCCTTGGAAAAACGTCGGAATCTGGAAGTAGAGGGCTTCAAGAATGACATCAAACAGCTTcagcagaaactgaaagatGTAGAGAAGAAGATTTATAAG gTGGCTTTGAATTTGGCACCAGACGACCAGGATCTTGCAATTCTACATGAGATCCGCCAAGGAAACAAATTAACACGTAAAATTCAAGGAGAACTAAAagacttaaaaacaaaaatctacATCTTAGAGGATGAACTACGGCACTGCTGA
- the CCDC77 gene encoding coiled-coil domain-containing protein 77 isoform X2 codes for MQMANFNRSYRVPTPRASSRSAESQCPSQEDFPPLPSIGERLAHLNPSHELLDYYRKKIADFDEEHEELVKRLEKYKQTYDEQHQLQWEVRHLEEEVAELQKALSDMQVYLFQEKEQVLRLYSENDRLKLRELEDRKKIQQLLAILGADEGEITYFHKEPPHKVTVLQRPPETQEQDDVSSTGTEKNASKAAAKVEKLRSSQRDQKDNDTLLLQVKALQAQIEEQTRLTKEQVESLLEDRRIQMEEAEVRHQKDQDKIKAITEKLHKTQNLLYESTRDFLQLKFDARANEKAWMAEKDSLLRKLSKDLDQLAFSTESGQKKQTELKKMLQGSDGASKSHSKEIKLLQDKLVQEKHLSHMYREQCVSLEGEVARIREERDAGKELFQERSEKMGKRLKLMTQRCEALEKRRNLEVEGFKNDIKQLQQKLKDVEKKIYKVALNLAPDDQDLAILHEIRQGNKLTRKIQGELKDLKTKIYILEDELRHC; via the exons GGTGCCAACCCCCCGTGCCTCCTCCAGATCTGCTGAGTCCCAGTGTCCGAGTCAGGAGGatttccctccccttccatcCATCGGGGAGCGCTTGGCCCATCTGAACCCCTCCCATGAGCTCCTGGACTATTACCGCAAGAAGATCGCTGACTTCGATGAGGAGCACGAGGAATTGGTGAAAAGGCTGGAGAAATACAAACAAACCTATGATGAGCAG CACCAGTTGCAGTGGGAAGTGCGGCACttggaggaggaggtggcagagctgcagaaggcTTTGAGTGACATGCAGGTGTACCTGTtccaggagaaggagcaggtCCTTCGCCTCTACTCGGAGAACGACCGTCTCAAACTCAG GGAATtggaggacaggaaaaaaatccaacaactCCTGGCTATACTGGGAGCAGATGAAGGAGAAATTACATATTTTCATAAGGAGCCTCCACATAAG GTTACTGTGCTGCAAAGGCCACCAGAGACCCAAGAACAAGATGATGTTTCTAGCACAG GTACAGAGAAGAATGcttcaaaagcagcagcaaaagtaGAGAAATTAAGAAGTTCTCAGAGAGATCAAAAAGATAATGACACACTTCTACTACAG GTGAAGGCCCTGCAGGCTCAGATAGAAGAACAGACACGATTGACCAAGGAACAGGTGGAGTCCCTGCTCGAGGACAGGCGGATTCAGATGGAGGAAGCTGAGGTCCGGCACCAGAAGGACCAGGACAAGATAAAAGCTATTACAGAAAA GCTTCATAAGACCCAAAATCTCTTATATGAGAGTACCCGGGACTTTCTCCAGCTCAAGTTTGATGCCAGAGCCAACGAGAAAGCATGGATGGCAGAGAAGGACAGTCTGTTGAGGAAACTTAGCAAAGATCTGGATCAACTTGCTTTCAGCACAGAGTCAGGACAAAAGAAGCAGACAGAGCTGAAGAAGATGCTTCAAGGAAGTGATGGAGCTTCGAAATCccacagcaaagaaataaag TTACTGCAAGACAAGCTAGTGCAGGAAAAGCACCTGTCACACATGTACAGAGAGCAGTGTGTCTCCCTGGAAGGGGAGGTGGCTAGGATCCGTGAGGAGAGAGATGCTGGCAAAGAACTCTTTCAG GAACGCTCAGAGAAGATGGGGAAGCGCCTGAAACTGATGACTCAGCGATGTGAAGCCTTGGAAAAACGTCGGAATCTGGAAGTAGAGGGCTTCAAGAATGACATCAAACAGCTTcagcagaaactgaaagatGTAGAGAAGAAGATTTATAAG gTGGCTTTGAATTTGGCACCAGACGACCAGGATCTTGCAATTCTACATGAGATCCGCCAAGGAAACAAATTAACACGTAAAATTCAAGGAGAACTAAAagacttaaaaacaaaaatctacATCTTAGAGGATGAACTACGGCACTGCTGA
- the CCDC77 gene encoding coiled-coil domain-containing protein 77 isoform X1, giving the protein MDSPALRRAVMSAAERAAGSPRCPRVPTPRASSRSAESQCPSQEDFPPLPSIGERLAHLNPSHELLDYYRKKIADFDEEHEELVKRLEKYKQTYDEQHQLQWEVRHLEEEVAELQKALSDMQVYLFQEKEQVLRLYSENDRLKLRELEDRKKIQQLLAILGADEGEITYFHKEPPHKVTVLQRPPETQEQDDVSSTGTEKNASKAAAKVEKLRSSQRDQKDNDTLLLQVKALQAQIEEQTRLTKEQVESLLEDRRIQMEEAEVRHQKDQDKIKAITEKLHKTQNLLYESTRDFLQLKFDARANEKAWMAEKDSLLRKLSKDLDQLAFSTESGQKKQTELKKMLQGSDGASKSHSKEIKLLQDKLVQEKHLSHMYREQCVSLEGEVARIREERDAGKELFQERSEKMGKRLKLMTQRCEALEKRRNLEVEGFKNDIKQLQQKLKDVEKKIYKVALNLAPDDQDLAILHEIRQGNKLTRKIQGELKDLKTKIYILEDELRHC; this is encoded by the exons GGTGCCAACCCCCCGTGCCTCCTCCAGATCTGCTGAGTCCCAGTGTCCGAGTCAGGAGGatttccctccccttccatcCATCGGGGAGCGCTTGGCCCATCTGAACCCCTCCCATGAGCTCCTGGACTATTACCGCAAGAAGATCGCTGACTTCGATGAGGAGCACGAGGAATTGGTGAAAAGGCTGGAGAAATACAAACAAACCTATGATGAGCAG CACCAGTTGCAGTGGGAAGTGCGGCACttggaggaggaggtggcagagctgcagaaggcTTTGAGTGACATGCAGGTGTACCTGTtccaggagaaggagcaggtCCTTCGCCTCTACTCGGAGAACGACCGTCTCAAACTCAG GGAATtggaggacaggaaaaaaatccaacaactCCTGGCTATACTGGGAGCAGATGAAGGAGAAATTACATATTTTCATAAGGAGCCTCCACATAAG GTTACTGTGCTGCAAAGGCCACCAGAGACCCAAGAACAAGATGATGTTTCTAGCACAG GTACAGAGAAGAATGcttcaaaagcagcagcaaaagtaGAGAAATTAAGAAGTTCTCAGAGAGATCAAAAAGATAATGACACACTTCTACTACAG GTGAAGGCCCTGCAGGCTCAGATAGAAGAACAGACACGATTGACCAAGGAACAGGTGGAGTCCCTGCTCGAGGACAGGCGGATTCAGATGGAGGAAGCTGAGGTCCGGCACCAGAAGGACCAGGACAAGATAAAAGCTATTACAGAAAA GCTTCATAAGACCCAAAATCTCTTATATGAGAGTACCCGGGACTTTCTCCAGCTCAAGTTTGATGCCAGAGCCAACGAGAAAGCATGGATGGCAGAGAAGGACAGTCTGTTGAGGAAACTTAGCAAAGATCTGGATCAACTTGCTTTCAGCACAGAGTCAGGACAAAAGAAGCAGACAGAGCTGAAGAAGATGCTTCAAGGAAGTGATGGAGCTTCGAAATCccacagcaaagaaataaag TTACTGCAAGACAAGCTAGTGCAGGAAAAGCACCTGTCACACATGTACAGAGAGCAGTGTGTCTCCCTGGAAGGGGAGGTGGCTAGGATCCGTGAGGAGAGAGATGCTGGCAAAGAACTCTTTCAG GAACGCTCAGAGAAGATGGGGAAGCGCCTGAAACTGATGACTCAGCGATGTGAAGCCTTGGAAAAACGTCGGAATCTGGAAGTAGAGGGCTTCAAGAATGACATCAAACAGCTTcagcagaaactgaaagatGTAGAGAAGAAGATTTATAAG gTGGCTTTGAATTTGGCACCAGACGACCAGGATCTTGCAATTCTACATGAGATCCGCCAAGGAAACAAATTAACACGTAAAATTCAAGGAGAACTAAAagacttaaaaacaaaaatctacATCTTAGAGGATGAACTACGGCACTGCTGA